One genomic window of Oryctolagus cuniculus chromosome 11, mOryCun1.1, whole genome shotgun sequence includes the following:
- the ADAM33 gene encoding disintegrin and metalloproteinase domain-containing protein 33 isoform X5: protein MGRGFQRAWGLPVLLLPLLLLLLLRLVPGARVLQGYTPGEPATPGWVLDGRPGQVITLKEPVSTLDAGLMTLEAEGQELLLELHKNHRLLAPGYTETHYSPDGQPVVLVPSHTDHCHYHGHVRGFPGSWVVLSTCSGMSGLIQLSSNTTYYLRPGTPGDSNDFFTHRIFRLQQLLTWKGACGHRDPQENGDMASRPRAPPSRERRRVPRGRRYLELYLVADHTLFLIQHRNLNHTKQRLLEVANYVDQILRTLDIQVVLTGLEVWTEQDQSRVTPDANATLWAFLRWRRGLWARRPHDSAQLLTGRAFRGATVGLAPVEGMCRAESSGGVSRDHSELPIGAAATMAHEIGHSLGLSHDPDGCCVEAAGERGGCVMAAATGHPFPRVFSACSRRQLRAFFRKGGGACLSDAPERGLPAPPARCGNGFVEAGEECDCGSGQECSGPCCFAHNCSLRAGAECAHGDCCARCLLKPAGTLCRAAAGDCDLPEFCTGSSPHCPPDVYLLDGSPCAGGHGYCRDGACPTLEQQCQQLWGPGSRAAPEACFQVVNSAGDAHGNCGQDGEASFMPCAQRDALCGKLQCQGGEPRQLPPNTVPVDSTVHLEGSELTCQGVFVPPDAQLDLLDLGLVEPGTQCGPRMVCQDRHCQNITFQELQRCLPTCHGRGVCNSNHNCHCTLGWAPPFCDKPGFGGSVDSGPLQAGHGDAFLLAMVLSFLLPLLPGAGLAWCCYRLPVSRHQRRPWGCRRDPSCSGPKDGPGKDHPVELAPLPLESPSPQVSEPQEVGWGGKALGLCPLPDGAGPLLCTWHSATFEPSVLPRFPRDSRPLWTLCLLSVIAPRP, encoded by the exons GATACACCCCTGGAGAGCCAGCCACCCCTGGTTGGGTCCTGGATGGACGACCCGGGCAGGTGATCACCCTGAAAGAACCG GTCTCGACACTGGATGCAGGGTTAATGACCTTGGAGGCTGAAGGTCAGGAGCTCCTGCTTGAGCTGCATAAGAACCA CAGGCTGCTGGCCCCCGGATACACAGAAACCCACTACAGTCCAGACGGTCAGCCGGTGGTGCTAGTCCCCAGCCACACG GATCACTGCCACTACCACGGGCACGTGAGGGGCTTCCCCGGCTCCTGGGTCGTCCTCAGCACTTGCTCCGGGATGAG CGGCCTGATCCAGCTCAGCAGCAATACCACCTATTACCTGCGGCCGGGAACTCCTGGGGACTCCAACGACTTCTTCACCCATAGGATCTTCAGGCTCCAGCAGCTGCTCACCTGGAAAGGGGCCTGTGGCCACAGGGACCCCCAGGAGAACGGGGACATGGCCAGCCGCCCTCGTGCCCCCCCGAGCAGG GAGCGGCGCAGGGTCCCCAGGGGCCGGAGGTACCTGGAGCTGTATTTAGTGGCTGATCACACACTG TTCTTGATCCAGCACAGGAACTTGAACCACACCAAACAGCGTCTCCTGGAGGTGGCCAATTATGTGGACCAG ATTCTCAGGACCTTGGACATTCAGGTGGTGCTGACCGGCCTGGAAGTGTGGACTGAGCAGGACCAGAGCCGCGTCACGCCAGATGCCAACGCCACGCTCTGGGCCTTCCTGCGGTGGCGCCGGGGCCTCTGGGCACGGCGGCCGCACGACTCTGCACAGCTGCTCAC gggcCGCGCCTTCCGCGGGGCCACTGTGGGCCTGGCACCTGTCGAGGGCATGTGTCGCGCCGAGAGCTCCGGAGGCGTGAGCAGG gACCACTCGGAGCTCCCCATTGGCGCTGCAGCCACCATGGCCCACGAGATTGGCCACAGCCTTGGCCTCAGCCATGACCCAGACGGCTGCTGCGTAGAGGCCGCGGGAGAGCGGGGCGGCTGCGTCATGGCAGCGGCCACGGG GCACCCGTTCCCGCGCGTGTTCAGCGCCTGCAGCCGCCGCCAGCTGCGTGCCTTCTTCCGCAAGGGGGGCGGCGCGTGCCTTTCCGACGCCCCGGAACGCGGGCTCCCGGCGCCACCCGCTCGCTGCGGCAACGGATTCGTGGAGGCGGGCGAGGAGTGTGACTGTGGCTCCGGCCAG GAGTGCTCCGGACCCTGCTGCTTCGCTCACAACTGTTCGCTGCGTGCCGGGGCAGAGTGCGCCCACGGGGACTGCTGCGCGCGCTGCCTG TTGAAGCCGGCAGGCACGCTGTGCCGCGCGGCTGCGGGCGACTGTGACCTCCCGGAGTTCTGCACGGGCTCTTCTCCGCACTGTCCCCCCGACGTTTACCTCCTCGATGGCTCACCCTGCGCCGGGGGCCACGGCTACTGTCGCGACGGCGCCTGTCCCACGCTAGAGCAGCAGTGCCAGCAGCTCTGGGGGCCTG GCTCCCGTGCAGCCCCGGAGGCCTGTTTCCAGGTCGTGAACTCGGCAGGAGACGCCCATGGGAACTGCGGCCAGGATGGGGAGGCCAGCTTCATGCCTTGTGCAcagag GGATGCTCTATGCGGGAAGCTGCAGTGCCAGGGTGGGGAGCCAAGGCAACTCCCCCCCAACACGGTGCCCGTGGACTCCACCGTTCACCTGGAGGGCAGCGAGTTGACTTGCCAGGGAGTCTTTGTGCCCCCTGATGCCCAACTGGACTTGCTGGACTTGGGCTTGGTAGAGCCAGGCACTCAGTGTGGACCTAGGATG GTGTGCCAGGACAGGCACTGCCAGAACATCACCTTCCAGGAGCTGCAGCGCTGCCTGCCTACCTGCCACGGGCGTGGG GTTTGCAACAGCAACCATAACTGCCACTGTACTCTGGGCTGGGCTCCCCCATTCTGCGACAAGCCAGGCTTTGGTGGCAGCGTGGACAGCGGCCCTTTGCAGGCTGGAC ATGGCGATGCCTTCCTGCTGGCCATggtcctcagcttcctgctgcctctgcttcccgGGGCCGGCCTGGCCTGGTGCTGCTACCGGCTCCCAGTGTCCCGTCACCAGCGACgcccctggggctgcaggagggaCCCCTCGTGTAGTGG GcccaaagatggcccaggtaagGACCACCCCGTGGAGTTGGCCCCTCTGCCACTGgagagccccagcccccaggtgaGTGAGCcacaggaggtggggtggggaggcaagGCTCTTGGCCTCTGCCCCCTTCCAGATGGGGCAGGGCCCCTCCTCTGCACTTGGCACTCAGCCACCTTTGAGCCTTCTGTACTCCCACGCTTCCCCAGGGACTCCCGCCCACTGTGGACACTGTGTTTGCTCTCTGTCATTGCTCCCAGGCCGTGA
- the ADAM33 gene encoding disintegrin and metalloproteinase domain-containing protein 33 isoform X21, producing the protein MGRGFQRAWGLPVLLLPLLLLLLLRLVPGARVLQGYTPGEPATPGWVLDGRPGQVITLKEPVSTLDAGLMTLEAEGQELLLELHKNHRLLAPGYTETHYSPDGQPVVLVPSHTDHCHYHGHVRGFPGSWVVLSTCSGMSGLIQLSSNTTYYLRPGTPGDSNDFFTHRIFRLQQLLTWKGACGHRDPQENGDMASRPRAPPSRERRRVPRGRRYLELYLVADHTLFLIQHRNLNHTKQRLLEVANYVDQILRTLDIQVVLTGLEVWTEQDQSRVTPDANATLWAFLRWRRGLWARRPHDSAQLLTGRAFRGATVGLAPVEGMCRAESSGGVSRDHSELPIGAAATMAHEIGHSLGLSHDPDGCCVEAAGERGGCVMAAATGHPFPRVFSACSRRQLRAFFRKGGGACLSDAPERGLPAPPARCGNGFVEAGEECDCGSGQECSGPCCFAHNCSLRAGAECAHGDCCARCLLKPAGTLCRAAAGDCDLPEFCTGSSPHCPPDVYLLDGSPCAGGHGYCRDGACPTLEQQCQQLWGPGSRAAPEACFQVVNSAGDAHGNCGQDGEASFMPCAQRFATATITATVLWAGLPHSATSQALVAAWTAALCRLDMAMPSCWPWSSASCCLCFPGPAWPGAATGSQCPVTSDAPGAAGGTPRVVGPKMAQVRTTPWSWPLCHWRAPAPRP; encoded by the exons GATACACCCCTGGAGAGCCAGCCACCCCTGGTTGGGTCCTGGATGGACGACCCGGGCAGGTGATCACCCTGAAAGAACCG GTCTCGACACTGGATGCAGGGTTAATGACCTTGGAGGCTGAAGGTCAGGAGCTCCTGCTTGAGCTGCATAAGAACCA CAGGCTGCTGGCCCCCGGATACACAGAAACCCACTACAGTCCAGACGGTCAGCCGGTGGTGCTAGTCCCCAGCCACACG GATCACTGCCACTACCACGGGCACGTGAGGGGCTTCCCCGGCTCCTGGGTCGTCCTCAGCACTTGCTCCGGGATGAG CGGCCTGATCCAGCTCAGCAGCAATACCACCTATTACCTGCGGCCGGGAACTCCTGGGGACTCCAACGACTTCTTCACCCATAGGATCTTCAGGCTCCAGCAGCTGCTCACCTGGAAAGGGGCCTGTGGCCACAGGGACCCCCAGGAGAACGGGGACATGGCCAGCCGCCCTCGTGCCCCCCCGAGCAGG GAGCGGCGCAGGGTCCCCAGGGGCCGGAGGTACCTGGAGCTGTATTTAGTGGCTGATCACACACTG TTCTTGATCCAGCACAGGAACTTGAACCACACCAAACAGCGTCTCCTGGAGGTGGCCAATTATGTGGACCAG ATTCTCAGGACCTTGGACATTCAGGTGGTGCTGACCGGCCTGGAAGTGTGGACTGAGCAGGACCAGAGCCGCGTCACGCCAGATGCCAACGCCACGCTCTGGGCCTTCCTGCGGTGGCGCCGGGGCCTCTGGGCACGGCGGCCGCACGACTCTGCACAGCTGCTCAC gggcCGCGCCTTCCGCGGGGCCACTGTGGGCCTGGCACCTGTCGAGGGCATGTGTCGCGCCGAGAGCTCCGGAGGCGTGAGCAGG gACCACTCGGAGCTCCCCATTGGCGCTGCAGCCACCATGGCCCACGAGATTGGCCACAGCCTTGGCCTCAGCCATGACCCAGACGGCTGCTGCGTAGAGGCCGCGGGAGAGCGGGGCGGCTGCGTCATGGCAGCGGCCACGGG GCACCCGTTCCCGCGCGTGTTCAGCGCCTGCAGCCGCCGCCAGCTGCGTGCCTTCTTCCGCAAGGGGGGCGGCGCGTGCCTTTCCGACGCCCCGGAACGCGGGCTCCCGGCGCCACCCGCTCGCTGCGGCAACGGATTCGTGGAGGCGGGCGAGGAGTGTGACTGTGGCTCCGGCCAG GAGTGCTCCGGACCCTGCTGCTTCGCTCACAACTGTTCGCTGCGTGCCGGGGCAGAGTGCGCCCACGGGGACTGCTGCGCGCGCTGCCTG TTGAAGCCGGCAGGCACGCTGTGCCGCGCGGCTGCGGGCGACTGTGACCTCCCGGAGTTCTGCACGGGCTCTTCTCCGCACTGTCCCCCCGACGTTTACCTCCTCGATGGCTCACCCTGCGCCGGGGGCCACGGCTACTGTCGCGACGGCGCCTGTCCCACGCTAGAGCAGCAGTGCCAGCAGCTCTGGGGGCCTG GCTCCCGTGCAGCCCCGGAGGCCTGTTTCCAGGTCGTGAACTCGGCAGGAGACGCCCATGGGAACTGCGGCCAGGATGGGGAGGCCAGCTTCATGCCTTGTGCAcagag GTTTGCAACAGCAACCATAACTGCCACTGTACTCTGGGCTGGGCTCCCCCATTCTGCGACAAGCCAGGCTTTGGTGGCAGCGTGGACAGCGGCCCTTTGCAGGCTGGAC ATGGCGATGCCTTCCTGCTGGCCATggtcctcagcttcctgctgcctctgcttcccgGGGCCGGCCTGGCCTGGTGCTGCTACCGGCTCCCAGTGTCCCGTCACCAGCGACgcccctggggctgcaggagggaCCCCTCGTGTAGTGG GcccaaagatggcccaggtaagGACCACCCCGTGGAGTTGGCCCCTCTGCCACTGgagagccccagcccccag GCCGTGA
- the ADAM33 gene encoding disintegrin and metalloproteinase domain-containing protein 33 isoform X6 yields the protein MGRGFQRAWGLPVLLLPLLLLLLLRLVPGARVLQGYTPGEPATPGWVLDGRPGQVITLKEPVSTLDAGLMTLEAEGQELLLELHKNHRLLAPGYTETHYSPDGQPVVLVPSHTDHCHYHGHVRGFPGSWVVLSTCSGMSGLIQLSSNTTYYLRPGTPGDSNDFFTHRIFRLQQLLTWKGACGHRDPQENGDMASRPRAPPSRERRRVPRGRRYLELYLVADHTLFLIQHRNLNHTKQRLLEVANYVDQILRTLDIQVVLTGLEVWTEQDQSRVTPDANATLWAFLRWRRGLWARRPHDSAQLLTGRAFRGATVGLAPVEGMCRAESSGGVSRDHSELPIGAAATMAHEIGHSLGLSHDPDGCCVEAAGERGGCVMAAATGHPFPRVFSACSRRQLRAFFRKGGGACLSDAPERGLPAPPARCGNGFVEAGEECDCGSGQECSGPCCFAHNCSLRAGAECAHGDCCARCLLKPAGTLCRAAAGDCDLPEFCTGSSPHCPPDVYLLDGSPCAGGHGYCRDGACPTLEQQCQQLWGPGSRAAPEACFQVVNSAGDAHGNCGQDGEASFMPCAQRDALCGKLQCQGGEPRQLPPNTVPVDSTVHLEGSELTCQGVFVPPDAQLDLLDLGLVEPGTQCGPRMVCQDRHCQNITFQELQRCLPTCHGRGVCNSNHNCHCTLGWAPPFCDKPGFGGSVDSGPLQAGHGDAFLLAMVLSFLLPLLPGAGLAWCCYRLPVSRHQRRPWGCRRDPSCSGPKDGPGKDHPVELAPLPLESPSPQGLPPTVDTVFALCHCSQAVRTLPEPNSPTERPVPCRPT from the exons GATACACCCCTGGAGAGCCAGCCACCCCTGGTTGGGTCCTGGATGGACGACCCGGGCAGGTGATCACCCTGAAAGAACCG GTCTCGACACTGGATGCAGGGTTAATGACCTTGGAGGCTGAAGGTCAGGAGCTCCTGCTTGAGCTGCATAAGAACCA CAGGCTGCTGGCCCCCGGATACACAGAAACCCACTACAGTCCAGACGGTCAGCCGGTGGTGCTAGTCCCCAGCCACACG GATCACTGCCACTACCACGGGCACGTGAGGGGCTTCCCCGGCTCCTGGGTCGTCCTCAGCACTTGCTCCGGGATGAG CGGCCTGATCCAGCTCAGCAGCAATACCACCTATTACCTGCGGCCGGGAACTCCTGGGGACTCCAACGACTTCTTCACCCATAGGATCTTCAGGCTCCAGCAGCTGCTCACCTGGAAAGGGGCCTGTGGCCACAGGGACCCCCAGGAGAACGGGGACATGGCCAGCCGCCCTCGTGCCCCCCCGAGCAGG GAGCGGCGCAGGGTCCCCAGGGGCCGGAGGTACCTGGAGCTGTATTTAGTGGCTGATCACACACTG TTCTTGATCCAGCACAGGAACTTGAACCACACCAAACAGCGTCTCCTGGAGGTGGCCAATTATGTGGACCAG ATTCTCAGGACCTTGGACATTCAGGTGGTGCTGACCGGCCTGGAAGTGTGGACTGAGCAGGACCAGAGCCGCGTCACGCCAGATGCCAACGCCACGCTCTGGGCCTTCCTGCGGTGGCGCCGGGGCCTCTGGGCACGGCGGCCGCACGACTCTGCACAGCTGCTCAC gggcCGCGCCTTCCGCGGGGCCACTGTGGGCCTGGCACCTGTCGAGGGCATGTGTCGCGCCGAGAGCTCCGGAGGCGTGAGCAGG gACCACTCGGAGCTCCCCATTGGCGCTGCAGCCACCATGGCCCACGAGATTGGCCACAGCCTTGGCCTCAGCCATGACCCAGACGGCTGCTGCGTAGAGGCCGCGGGAGAGCGGGGCGGCTGCGTCATGGCAGCGGCCACGGG GCACCCGTTCCCGCGCGTGTTCAGCGCCTGCAGCCGCCGCCAGCTGCGTGCCTTCTTCCGCAAGGGGGGCGGCGCGTGCCTTTCCGACGCCCCGGAACGCGGGCTCCCGGCGCCACCCGCTCGCTGCGGCAACGGATTCGTGGAGGCGGGCGAGGAGTGTGACTGTGGCTCCGGCCAG GAGTGCTCCGGACCCTGCTGCTTCGCTCACAACTGTTCGCTGCGTGCCGGGGCAGAGTGCGCCCACGGGGACTGCTGCGCGCGCTGCCTG TTGAAGCCGGCAGGCACGCTGTGCCGCGCGGCTGCGGGCGACTGTGACCTCCCGGAGTTCTGCACGGGCTCTTCTCCGCACTGTCCCCCCGACGTTTACCTCCTCGATGGCTCACCCTGCGCCGGGGGCCACGGCTACTGTCGCGACGGCGCCTGTCCCACGCTAGAGCAGCAGTGCCAGCAGCTCTGGGGGCCTG GCTCCCGTGCAGCCCCGGAGGCCTGTTTCCAGGTCGTGAACTCGGCAGGAGACGCCCATGGGAACTGCGGCCAGGATGGGGAGGCCAGCTTCATGCCTTGTGCAcagag GGATGCTCTATGCGGGAAGCTGCAGTGCCAGGGTGGGGAGCCAAGGCAACTCCCCCCCAACACGGTGCCCGTGGACTCCACCGTTCACCTGGAGGGCAGCGAGTTGACTTGCCAGGGAGTCTTTGTGCCCCCTGATGCCCAACTGGACTTGCTGGACTTGGGCTTGGTAGAGCCAGGCACTCAGTGTGGACCTAGGATG GTGTGCCAGGACAGGCACTGCCAGAACATCACCTTCCAGGAGCTGCAGCGCTGCCTGCCTACCTGCCACGGGCGTGGG GTTTGCAACAGCAACCATAACTGCCACTGTACTCTGGGCTGGGCTCCCCCATTCTGCGACAAGCCAGGCTTTGGTGGCAGCGTGGACAGCGGCCCTTTGCAGGCTGGAC ATGGCGATGCCTTCCTGCTGGCCATggtcctcagcttcctgctgcctctgcttcccgGGGCCGGCCTGGCCTGGTGCTGCTACCGGCTCCCAGTGTCCCGTCACCAGCGACgcccctggggctgcaggagggaCCCCTCGTGTAGTGG GcccaaagatggcccaggtaagGACCACCCCGTGGAGTTGGCCCCTCTGCCACTGgagagccccagcccccag GGACTCCCGCCCACTGTGGACACTGTGTTTGCTCTCTGTCATTGCTCCCAGGCCGTGAGAACTCTGCCAGAGCCCAACAGCCCAACAGAGAGACCAGTGCCATGTAGGCCCACCTGA
- the ADAM33 gene encoding disintegrin and metalloproteinase domain-containing protein 33 isoform X10, with the protein MGRGFQRAWGLPVLLLPLLLLLLLRLVPGARVLQGYTPGEPATPGWVLDGRPGQVITLKEPVSTLDAGLMTLEAEGQELLLELHKNHRLLAPGYTETHYSPDGQPVVLVPSHTDHCHYHGHVRGFPGSWVVLSTCSGMSGLIQLSSNTTYYLRPGTPGDSNDFFTHRIFRLQQLLTWKGACGHRDPQENGDMASRPRAPPSRERRRVPRGRRYLELYLVADHTLFLIQHRNLNHTKQRLLEVANYVDQILRTLDIQVVLTGLEVWTEQDQSRVTPDANATLWAFLRWRRGLWARRPHDSAQLLTGRAFRGATVGLAPVEGMCRAESSGGVSRDHSELPIGAAATMAHEIGHSLGLSHDPDGCCVEAAGERGGCVMAAATGHPFPRVFSACSRRQLRAFFRKGGGACLSDAPERGLPAPPARCGNGFVEAGEECDCGSGQECSGPCCFAHNCSLRAGAECAHGDCCARCLLKPAGTLCRAAAGDCDLPEFCTGSSPHCPPDVYLLDGSPCAGGHGYCRDGACPTLEQQCQQLWGPGSRAAPEACFQVVNSAGDAHGNCGQDGEASFMPCAQRDALCGKLQCQGGEPRQLPPNTVPVDSTVHLEGSELTCQGVFVPPDAQLDLLDLGLVEPGTQCGPRMVCQDRHCQNITFQELQRCLPTCHGRGVCNSNHNCHCTLGWAPPFCDKPGFGGSVDSGPLQAGHGDAFLLAMVLSFLLPLLPGAGLAWCCYRLPVSRHQRRPWGCRRDPSCSGPKDGPGKDHPVELAPLPLESPSPQAVRTLPEPNSPTERPVPCRPT; encoded by the exons GATACACCCCTGGAGAGCCAGCCACCCCTGGTTGGGTCCTGGATGGACGACCCGGGCAGGTGATCACCCTGAAAGAACCG GTCTCGACACTGGATGCAGGGTTAATGACCTTGGAGGCTGAAGGTCAGGAGCTCCTGCTTGAGCTGCATAAGAACCA CAGGCTGCTGGCCCCCGGATACACAGAAACCCACTACAGTCCAGACGGTCAGCCGGTGGTGCTAGTCCCCAGCCACACG GATCACTGCCACTACCACGGGCACGTGAGGGGCTTCCCCGGCTCCTGGGTCGTCCTCAGCACTTGCTCCGGGATGAG CGGCCTGATCCAGCTCAGCAGCAATACCACCTATTACCTGCGGCCGGGAACTCCTGGGGACTCCAACGACTTCTTCACCCATAGGATCTTCAGGCTCCAGCAGCTGCTCACCTGGAAAGGGGCCTGTGGCCACAGGGACCCCCAGGAGAACGGGGACATGGCCAGCCGCCCTCGTGCCCCCCCGAGCAGG GAGCGGCGCAGGGTCCCCAGGGGCCGGAGGTACCTGGAGCTGTATTTAGTGGCTGATCACACACTG TTCTTGATCCAGCACAGGAACTTGAACCACACCAAACAGCGTCTCCTGGAGGTGGCCAATTATGTGGACCAG ATTCTCAGGACCTTGGACATTCAGGTGGTGCTGACCGGCCTGGAAGTGTGGACTGAGCAGGACCAGAGCCGCGTCACGCCAGATGCCAACGCCACGCTCTGGGCCTTCCTGCGGTGGCGCCGGGGCCTCTGGGCACGGCGGCCGCACGACTCTGCACAGCTGCTCAC gggcCGCGCCTTCCGCGGGGCCACTGTGGGCCTGGCACCTGTCGAGGGCATGTGTCGCGCCGAGAGCTCCGGAGGCGTGAGCAGG gACCACTCGGAGCTCCCCATTGGCGCTGCAGCCACCATGGCCCACGAGATTGGCCACAGCCTTGGCCTCAGCCATGACCCAGACGGCTGCTGCGTAGAGGCCGCGGGAGAGCGGGGCGGCTGCGTCATGGCAGCGGCCACGGG GCACCCGTTCCCGCGCGTGTTCAGCGCCTGCAGCCGCCGCCAGCTGCGTGCCTTCTTCCGCAAGGGGGGCGGCGCGTGCCTTTCCGACGCCCCGGAACGCGGGCTCCCGGCGCCACCCGCTCGCTGCGGCAACGGATTCGTGGAGGCGGGCGAGGAGTGTGACTGTGGCTCCGGCCAG GAGTGCTCCGGACCCTGCTGCTTCGCTCACAACTGTTCGCTGCGTGCCGGGGCAGAGTGCGCCCACGGGGACTGCTGCGCGCGCTGCCTG TTGAAGCCGGCAGGCACGCTGTGCCGCGCGGCTGCGGGCGACTGTGACCTCCCGGAGTTCTGCACGGGCTCTTCTCCGCACTGTCCCCCCGACGTTTACCTCCTCGATGGCTCACCCTGCGCCGGGGGCCACGGCTACTGTCGCGACGGCGCCTGTCCCACGCTAGAGCAGCAGTGCCAGCAGCTCTGGGGGCCTG GCTCCCGTGCAGCCCCGGAGGCCTGTTTCCAGGTCGTGAACTCGGCAGGAGACGCCCATGGGAACTGCGGCCAGGATGGGGAGGCCAGCTTCATGCCTTGTGCAcagag GGATGCTCTATGCGGGAAGCTGCAGTGCCAGGGTGGGGAGCCAAGGCAACTCCCCCCCAACACGGTGCCCGTGGACTCCACCGTTCACCTGGAGGGCAGCGAGTTGACTTGCCAGGGAGTCTTTGTGCCCCCTGATGCCCAACTGGACTTGCTGGACTTGGGCTTGGTAGAGCCAGGCACTCAGTGTGGACCTAGGATG GTGTGCCAGGACAGGCACTGCCAGAACATCACCTTCCAGGAGCTGCAGCGCTGCCTGCCTACCTGCCACGGGCGTGGG GTTTGCAACAGCAACCATAACTGCCACTGTACTCTGGGCTGGGCTCCCCCATTCTGCGACAAGCCAGGCTTTGGTGGCAGCGTGGACAGCGGCCCTTTGCAGGCTGGAC ATGGCGATGCCTTCCTGCTGGCCATggtcctcagcttcctgctgcctctgcttcccgGGGCCGGCCTGGCCTGGTGCTGCTACCGGCTCCCAGTGTCCCGTCACCAGCGACgcccctggggctgcaggagggaCCCCTCGTGTAGTGG GcccaaagatggcccaggtaagGACCACCCCGTGGAGTTGGCCCCTCTGCCACTGgagagccccagcccccag GCCGTGAGAACTCTGCCAGAGCCCAACAGCCCAACAGAGAGACCAGTGCCATGTAGGCCCACCTGA